Genomic DNA from Callospermophilus lateralis isolate mCalLat2 chromosome 11, mCalLat2.hap1, whole genome shotgun sequence:
GACAATGTTGCATAACTCAAATCAAATTTGAGAGTTACTTAGAACtaaatatttgtatgttttttgactggactTGTCTCCTAAAAgtagaacacttttttttttttctttttctgataatAAACACATTTGTAGTCTTTCCAAGATTGATTTTGGAAATTTCATGTGTCTAATGGTAGGGGAAATAGGTTCTTTCTAATTAAATCCTCCATAAGAAGAGGATCTAAAATCGGAGATTATCACTGCTGCATCCTGTAGTGCAGTCAAAATGAGGCATGGCTCTGCACAGTAAAGCCAGAGGGCACTGTTGCTGCCACCTttccaccaaacattttttcttgTGCTGCTGCATGATGTCATAGTAGACGAAAAAttaaaaacacgaagaaaactatTTCAAAATAGACATTTAATGTAATCTTTAGGCCAAGGAAAAACCCGGATAATACATTGTCTCCAGTGAACCGCCTACCAGAACAGGATGAGTGCAGTCCAGTTTTGaaggccctcatttcatcctactGGCATAATTCCCCTTGATTTGTTGATTTGTATATACTACTTATGCATCAGAAGGTGCACTCTTGAAGTTCCCACCACCTCCACTATTGTTATTTAGCTTCAAATGCTGGCTTCCCAAAGGGAGGGGTTTCTTCTCCTTTTCCTACAGAGGTTCTTAACCTTCAAGGAGTTTGACATCTCATGACTCTTAACTCCATCCCCAGAAAAAAATGTGCATATGACACAAGACTACATACAATTTTGTGGGTTCAGGGACCCAAAGGCCCCCTGTGGTTTATAAGGCCCCAACTTAAGAAACCCCTGTGCTAATGATTTAAACAATAGTTTCCTTAGGGAAACAGGACAAGTGAatgaggactgggtaaaccatggtgACAGGAAGGAaaggtcattttattttttactattttggGGACAAGAATTAGTTCTCAGGGCCACCCTGCATTTTTTAAGAGCAGAGCTACTCAAGAACAAAAGCAGCTGTAAGCATAGTTAAGGAGACAGTACAGAATAGTTGCTGTATAAGAAACATGCAGGGTCCCTCCTTCAGCATCCAAGAACCTCATCTAACtagaagtttttctttttatattggggattgaacccaggggtactttaccactgacttcaatccccagacctttttattttttggagacaATGTCTTGCTAggctgccaaggctggcctcatgcttgtggtgatcctcctacctcagcctccccaggtaCCTGGGATTACAACCATGCACCACTTCACTGCTTTACATTGGATTTACAGTGATGTGTATTTCTAACTTAGTTCAACCCTCATGGAAGGGtggacaacttttttttttttttttttttttttggtgtaagcACTTAGGTATTGGACAATTAGGGTAAGTCCTTGGTAAGTTTAATATTCCCTACCTTCAAACATCTCAGCATAAAGAGCCACCTGCCACTGCCAAGCACCATGTTacaggcctataattccagctactaaaGTGGCTAAGGGCAGGAGGATTGGAAatgtgaggccagcctcagcacattacagagaccctgtctcagagaatcaaaagggttgggaatgtagctcagttgtaaagtgccatggggttcaatccccagtactgaaagaaACAACTGTCCCATAAATTTACCTAATCTAATCACTGCTTATACTAAGAAAGCAAGGTTTACTAAGAGCCTCATCCAAGCATCCAGGAACTTCTAGCCCTGTGGGGGTGGAGAGGCAGATAGGGAGGGAAGAATTACTAGAAACCAACTTGTAGGAATGAAGGCTGTTAGTTGTCTATCCTAACAAACTGCCAAATTGTGTTAGTAGACTTGAATGGCCATCAAGAAGCAGAATTAAAATTAAGCTTCTGACTGTAGCTTCTGTGCACTCTCCAAAACATTTCTCCAACATCATGAAAGAAAACCAAGGCACTAGAAAGCAAGCACACTTTAAGTATTTAAGATaatcaaatatttatattttggcTGAACTGTATATTGAAGCATACTAAAACCTATTCATTGTTGGGGGGGtcacaaatcaaaaaaaaaaaaaaaaattctcccatttttttttttttcaaactgacAATGACTATTTCATCATCTCTCCTCAAAAATGTAGTCATAAATCAAGAGTTAGGTCTAGAAATCACACTGAAACTATGTTACATTTACAAATATTAAATTTATTATAACTAGAATGAATTTAATGGTTCTCAGATTTGGCCACCTTGTAGCTCCGCTTAAGGAGGGgatttttttaaacagaaaaatGCATTATAACTTGGTCAAATTActtacacattaaaaaaaaaaatccttctaaaaaggaaaacaagaaaagCAACTCTTCAGTTTCACATAATTAAAGAACAGGAGAAAGCACGCAAGCTACATCATAGCTAAATTTACCAAACCAACCAAAGCCGGGGGATTTTCTCTTCTGATTATGTGTCATAAAAAGGTCCGCTGtcttatatacacatgtatataatgTTACATTCCAGCACTGTAAAAAGTCCCCTTTGCCCCCTCCCCGCAAGTTTCAGTCTAGTCTCCAAACTTGGAAAGTGGCGCACGCTCCTGCTGCCGGTGCAGTTCGTTCTCGGTCAGCAGCTGGAGGTTCTCGGCGCGCAGTCGgtccagctccagctccagctcccGCACACGAGCGTCGTCACCCAGTCGCTTGCTTTCCAGCCGCAGCCGGTTGTTCTCGTCCTCCATGCGCGAGAGGCACTTCTCCAGCTCCAGGTACTCTTTGATGAGCTCCTGCTTACTCATATTCTGCAGGCTCTCCGCGTGGTACCGCTCGTACGTCTCCGAGAAGTCCCGCTGCAGAAACTCGCTGCCGTCCCCTCCCATCCCGTCGCTACCCCCGTCCTCTTCACCGGCTTCTTCCATAAAGTCCTCATCGCTAGTGTCGTCGGATTTGGCGGCGGTTCGTTTGGGGTAGAGCCCGGTTTTGAGATCTGGCTCCTCCTGGTCGTGGTCATCCATAAGGAACTGCGTGGTATTATAGGGCGCGACCGGCTGGCCCTTGGCGAACATCTCAGCTCGAATCCTGGAAGCTCGCAGGCTCTGTTTCTCATCgaactttttcttctcttcccaGGTCAGCTTGTAGTACGGTTTCCAATGCCGCTTTTTCTTGGAGGGGCGTCTCCTATGTTTCTTcttgcctagctgtctctgctgtTGTCCCCACGCCTCCTCTCCCCCAACGGCAGAAGCCCCCAACTTGTTGGCCTCGTTGTCATGACACGGCTGGGCAAGCGCCTCGGACGTCGGTTCTCCTCCCGCCGGTGAGGAGACTCCGCCAGCCGACATGTCGTCCCCATTTTGGCCCTTCTCGCCCACTTCCAGGAAGCTTGATTCTGGACAGGCCTGGGTCTGCAGGGGAGGAGGATGGGGCTCCAGACTCCCTTCCCCCTCTGGCCCCGGCCGGCCACCCGACTGGGGGGACGCTCTCGATTGCCACCTACCGTCCTCCGCGGGCACCCTCTCCTCCGCGCCTGGGGGGCTCTCAGGGTTCCGTTCTTCATGGACAACAGCAGCACCTGTACAGTTGCTAGTTTGAGGCTGGTGTTGATATTCTGACAAGAGTGGTTCGGCCATGACTAGAAGAGTCCGCGAAGTTTGAGGAATTTTGTCTGTAAGTCCTTAAGGGAAAAAGAGgtttatcttttcttttaaaatatgtccAACAGTTCTCTTCGGTCTGTAATTTCTGCAGTGACGCCTTTAGCCAGTCCTTCTGTCAGCAAACTCCAATCCCAACTTGGGAGCTCAAGTCAGTAAAGGGTTAAGCGCCCACAGTGCGGCCAGCTAGCGGGTCCGAGGGGTGCAGCGGCAGCAACAGTACGTAACGTGCGGACTGGGTGGGCTTCAAACCTCCCCGCCGAATGCCCCCACGATCGAGGAGTTGGGCAAGAAGATGAGATTAAGTCCAACGGGTTAAGTTCAGCCCCGAAGGGGTTAAAACTACCCGATGACGCTTTCTCCGAGGGGCCGAATCCACAAAGGGTTAAATCCCCTGCCGCAGAGCCCACAAGGGGTTAAAGTCCCAGAGCCACCTCCTCCCACTTCCACGGGTGTCGCTCCAGCCTGAGCTCCCAGTTCCCTAGGCCCGGCCGGAGCCTTAGCCGAGGACAGACAAACTCATCTCCCCTTTGGCTCGATGCTCTGCTCAGCTCAATTCTCCTCCGCCTCctcctcttttcctccctccctcctcccctttcAGACAGCTCCTCTTCCGCCTCCTTCCCCGACTTCCCCTCCCAAcctgcctctccacctgccaactTCCAACTGCTGCCTCCCAGCCCTCTGCGCCCCTTTTATATAGAAGTCTGTTCGTCCCCCCCATGCGCATGCGTAACGGAGTACCCATCACTGGATGCCGGGAGTCGTAGTTTCCATCTTTCAGGCCCGCCATCCTCGCGCGCCGTGCGACGTAGCCAATCTCAGATCACGCAGGAGGCGTCTCCCAGGCCGCCTCCTTCCATCGCTTAGCCCTTGCTAGAGAAACCCGAGTGACCATTGGTCAAGAGTCGCTTGTCTCACCAAGGAAGGAAGGCCAATCGCAGAGGACATGGGGCGGGTTCTGGACCATACCATTCTGCTTCAGGAATACAAGAAGATTCCATGGTCTTTGGGAGCCCACACAGAATATTTTTATGAAAAGGTGCGTTTTAAAGACTATTATCGTATTCTGTTATCAGCGGAAGGGTTCCGACAATGATAAACATTTGTTAATTAAAGTAAAAAATGGTTTATTCCTAAAAAGTAGTCCCTAAAGTGTAAAAGAGGAGaaatcctataaagaaagatgctgGCCACAACTACAAACTCTCGATTCATAAGACTACAGCAATGGCTTAAAGGTGGGTTGTTGGTGCCTGGGCCGGACATTTGCGGAAGGATATATTCAACatgtttttgtaaaaaaaaaaaaaaagaaaaaaaacgtaaAAGCGCATGAAGAAGTAAACAAATGAAGAATAAAAAAGTGCCGCCTTAAAGAGACAGTATGACCGCCCTTTCGTGCAGCAGCCTCTGACGAGGCCTCGGGAGAGGAGAGAGCGGGTTCGAGTCCCGAGTGACGTCGATCCCTGACTACCTCGGGAACCCTTGGGTGAAGGTGGCCGAGTTCCAACCCCTGCCTGGTCTCTGAGATCCGTCTTCGCCCCAGGGGCCAATGCAAAATGGAGATCGGCGACCGAGCCTCTCCCGGGGCCGGATCTAAAGCGCTGGGTGGGGGTGAAGGACTCGCCCTCGGATCTCGGCTTCTGTCGAAGAAAATGGCCTCCTGGGGCTGATTTGGTCTCTTCACTTCCGAGACCTAAAACATTTCCTCAGCTAGGTCAGGGGAAGCTGGGTCATCTAATGAGCATCATTCTTGAGAAGGGGTTCGAAATGAATGAGTTTAAATAAAACAGTCTTGGATTTCTAGAAGAGAAGGAGGGGTGTCATCCACAGAGGTCCTCCCTTCTCAGTGGGTGCTGAACGAGAATGAGGGAGGGAGGTAGGGAAGCAGGGCCAGAGGCTTCCCTAACGAGGAGGAGGGCCTTGCCCTGAAATGAGGATCCAGGACTGTGGGGGTAGATTCGTGGCTGCGGGGGTCGGGTGGGGGGATTCTCCAGTGAGAGGCATTCTCTCAGACGCAAAACTGCCCAAAAGATCCGGGAGAGCCCTCCACGTATATCACTTTGGCATAATCGCCACTTTCCCCCAGGCCACCCACCCAGTGACCCATTCTTATTCCATAATAGCAATTCCTTACATTCCAAATGGTGTAGATTGGATGAGGTTCTTTTAGGCACAGAACCATTTGACCTCATCATAGCCCAGTGAGGTAGGCAGCGCAGGAATTAttgtttccattttaaataaatcttttttaaaaaattgtggaaATTAAGTGACTTGTCCAAGATCACATGACAGCTAAGTGGCAGTTCTGGCTAAAGTGACCCCCATGCCATTTTTCTTTCTGTCAGAAACAGAActccctccccccacacacaccttttGTTCCTCAAGAACTCTAGTTTGAGTTCCTTTTATTTCCAATAGCCTTCACCTAATGCAAACCCTTATTTCATCATTTGGTAGTTAAGAGGGCACAACGATTAATAAAATGTCATACTTGCTTCAGGTTGTTCATGGACTGCCACCAAATCACAGTGAACCAAAATGGCAAGTAAAGAAAAATCCCCATAAAGGCTTGTGAGCCAAGCTGTTTGTGAGTTGGTTCTTAAGATGAAGAATTTTCGTGCAAAGTGGCAGGAAGAGACATTTTATCCCCGCcccccagtattttttttttttttttttttagcttttaggtggacataatattattttatttttatgtgctgctgaggatcgaacccagtgtctcatgcatgccaggcaagtgcgctactacttgagccatatccccagcccgaacgattttactttttattgttattttttgagaGGGGATCTCGCTGTTTCCAAGACTGGTCTGGAACTTTTGGGCTTAAGCCATTCTCccttcaacctcctgagtagttggaacTATGGGCCTGTGCCCCCACCCCTGGCCAGAAGGGCATTTTATGAGGAGTAGGCTTCCTATGGGAAGCAGAGTATTGTCTAGGAGCATGAAGTGGTTGGTAGGGCGGTAGTAATGGGCATGTTCAGTGCAGACTGCCTCCAAAGAAAAAGAAGCAGAAGTGACTCTGGGAGGTGTTTTGGAAATTACCACCCCAGCTTTGTGTGGGCTTCAAGTAAATCAAGTCTATCTGAAAAGCCTTCCCTCCtctgaatttcttttcttttttttttttttttggtaccagggattgaactcaggggcacttgaccactgaaccacatcccagccctattttgtattttatttagagacagggtctcactgagttgcttagcgccttgcttctactgaggctggctttgaactcataatcctcctgtctcagccttccaagccgctgggattacaggcttgccccactgtgcccagcctgaaTTTATCTATCCCTTAGGAGGCTCTTATAGACCAAGAATCCAGAAGGAAGGGTCTTGGTAGATAATTTCACTAGGAGAGTCAAAAGCCCTTCAAACTTTTACTATATTTTTAGGCTTCAGAGGAATTGAGGCTGAACCCAGCCTCAGTTTACTAGATGGTTCAGCTATAAGGTCTCATTTGTTGTACTAGGGGAGAGGTGATCAGACTCATACAGTGTGAAATTCTGCTATGAAACAAGGGGCCAGGCACCTCAATATTGACTGAATTCCATTCCTTTGTCAGACATTTTATCTGGTCAATCATTGTTAAACCCCACTGTTAAACTCAGGCTTGCCTTTTGATGAAGGGATCATTCATGTTTCACAAACAAGGAAACCCAGGCTCAGAGCAGTTAAGAATCTTGCCCAGGTTCACACAGCCAGCATGCAAGGGGAGGACTGCATCCACCCTGCAACCCATTACCAGTTTAGTCTTTCTCCAGCTGCCCTGCTGCTGTTCATCTTTATCAATGAAGGCCAAAGAGTGACTGTGGCTTCCAGTGGGGCAAATGATGGCCAAGCTTGGGGCAGTGGACAGGGGTTGAGGGAGCTCAGAAGTCTAAGGGGCTCTAGCCAAGGGCCTTCAAGACTGCTTCTTACTCAAGGACAGAAAGGTCCTGGGACCCAAGTGGTGGCAGCTACTGGAGGTCAATGCTGCTACAGTCCTCCATGACTCTGAACCCTGCCCAGGCACCAGGAGGCACTTGGAGTGGCCAGGTCGAGATCAAATACGGGCTGGTAGCTGGAGCCAGGGAGGCCCAGCAGGGAAGACCGGGCAGGCACGGACCAGAGGGAGGCTTAGCAAAAAAAAGTTACAAAAGTTCAGAAGTCAAGCGGTCCCTAAGGTCTAAGCAGGAGCTAGGCCTACCTTAATAGGTCTTGTCCCCGCATTCAGCGGAGAACAGGGGCGGGACTCCCGCTGGACATTGGCCTTCCAGAAAGTTCTCTTGGAAGATGGGAGGTATGCTGAGGAGAGGGCCGCGGGCATAGCGAGAAGCCGCCGCTCTCCCCTTCAGACAGGGCCCCAAACTCGGGCCCTCCTTGTCACACCCCGCCCCCCTGCAGTGCCGGGACCGGCCCTACCAGCCCCATGTGCCCAGACGGCGGGAAGGCAGGGCGCTGGGAGCCAGGGCGCGGCCGCCCGCCGGGGGCCTGTTTTCCCTCCGGTTTGCCCGGGGAGGAGGGAAAACAGTCCTCATTCAGAAACTAGCCGCGGGCCTCTGGGGCTGTCCACGGGGAACTGGGGGAGGAGCCTGCCGGGGACCTGTGCCTCGCGCACCGAGCCCCTTCCCACTCCCTTCGTGGGGGCCCAGACGGCAGAGGAtggaggttttattttatttagtgaaacattcATTCGTAAAAGAATCTTCTGTGAAGACGTCCTGAGCGGTGTGTCGGGGCGGCTGGACAGGGAAGCAAGCAAGATCGGCGCTCCCGCCCTCCCCGGGCCTGCGCACTCCTCCACCTCCCAGCCAATCCGTCTTCCAGGGCCTGGCCCAAGTCCCAACTTGCCCAAGAGCTGAGCCGCCTCTGGGAGAAGCCTGGAGTCAAGTGACCCAGAGGGTGGGGCCGGAGGGGCTAAGACCTGGCAGCCCCGCCCTGCTCACAGCCACCCGAAAATGTGGGGATGAGCACCGAGTCTGCAGCCTTGCAGGACAGCGTGAGTGGTGGAAGGAGAATCTGTGTGACCTGCTGGGAAGGGTGGGGTCTTATCGGGCCCCTATTGGGTAAGGGGGTGTCAAGGCAAACGCAGATGGGAGGGGATTGCTAATGCTTTTCTCCTAAAACGTGGGAGACTCAGGGCACAGCAGGACAGGAGTTCAAAGCCCCCTGGGTTGACTAGAGGCCCCTTGCTGAAGTCACCTCTTCTGGATCCGAAACTGCCGGAACAGCCACTGGACGACGAAGGGCcacaggaggaggaagagcagcgtGGAAGCCGAGAGCCTGAGAGGCCAAGGCCGAGCCCTGGGCCTGGGCTTCTGCTGTCAAGAGGGAAGGAGTCAGAGGCCATCCTAGGCTCAGCACAGCCCTCCTTAGGAACCTGCTTCCAGAACTCACAGATGAGTCCTGCCTCCCCAAGATTGGGAAGATCTGACCCCCAAGTCTGAACCACTAGCTGGCAGTGTCCCTGACTCCTTGAGACCCAACTTCCTCCCACATCTTCCAGGCCCAGATCCAGGACAGGCTGGAGGGAGGGACTGGCTCCTCTGGGCCACACAGCAATGACCCTGTTGCTAGGACCAGAAAACCCTGTATTGTAAAGGATGTGCCACATATTTTAAACAAGGACCTGATGTTAGTTTGTAAATGTTCTCTTCCAGCTGggccggtggtgcacacctgtaatcctagctactggaggctgaggcagcggcaagttcgaggccagcctcagcaacttagccaagccccaagaaatttaaaaagatccagcctcaaaagggctggggatgtggctcaagcggtagcgcgctcgcctggcatgagtgcggccagggttcgatcctcagtactacatacaaacagggatgttgtgtccgccgaaaactaaaaaataaatattaaaactttctctctctctctctaaaaaaaaaaaagggctggggatgtagctcagtggtaaagcgcccctgggttcaatccccagcacaaaaataaataaataaacaaacaaataaataaataatttaaaatcatcttctagggctggggatgtggctcaagcggtagcgcgctcgcctggcatgcttgcggcctgggttcgatcctcagcaccacatacatacaaacaaagatgttgtgtctgccaaaaactaaaaaagaaatattaaaaaattctctcactctctctttaaaaataaataaataaataaaataaaatcatcttcTAGAAAGAGCCAGAGCTCCTTGGAGAAGTGGCAGATTCCAGGACTGGGGCAGTGAAAGGAGCTGGTGGGGAGTGTGTGGGGCCTCTTGTACCAGAAAGCCAGGTAGCTTCTAAAGATGAAGGAGGTCATGTTCTAAGAAGGTAAGACCTGGCTTGCAAGGATCTCCACTGCCAGACTGGAGACAATCTGGGCATCAAAAAGAATGATCATTacagttgattgggatactgagtCTTTAAAAATCAGGAGTCCGTAATCAAAAGAGAAAACTAACTGGGATGGGGAATCACACACTTGTgacttggaggctgaggtagaaggattgaaagtttgagtccagtctcagcaatttagtgagaccctgtatcaaaataaaaaggactggggtgtagctcagtggtagaggggtgCCCTGGGTTCACTTTCcagtactgtaaaaaaaaaaaaaaaaaaaaaaaatacaaataagaaaaaCTAGAAGTTTATCACCATTGAGGAGACTACTTTTAAGTCAACTCCTTACTTTAAAAATAGATAATTAAGGACTGGAGgttacagctcagtggcagagtgcttgcttagcatgcttaAAGCcctttcaatccttagtaccccccccaaaaataataataaggtcTTGGGTTCTATGCCAGGTGTCATATGCACAAACAATAAGAAGAAAGAATTAAGAACTTATTCTGCTTTTCCATAGGGATTGTATTTCAAGAAAACCCAAGATAAACAGGGAAACCCTACAGAAATTTTTCATCTAATAAATGTTTCAGGAATTggattttaaaatcaattttttttgtaATCACTAATTAAATAATTGATTCAGGCAAAGATAATCAATTGTCAAAAACTGTGTGGCAAATTTTGAGGAACCAGATATTTCCTGGATTCAAGAGGAAAACTTGACTTTACATAGGTGGAGTGAGATCTTCACCCCTTCTTTTATGCCAGCAGACCTTGCTAGAATCTCTGGTAGTAAACATCCAGGTATCAAATGTCCTCTGATGTGAAGAATATCACCTCTGGTCCAAAATCTTTAACCTGACCCTAACTCagtttcttatttctaatgtccagTTCACAGGAAACACATCGTATAGAGGAAACACATGGAATTAGACCCAAAAGATGGACATTCACTACAGCCTCCTTCCCAAGCCTGATCAGCAAGCTAGTAGCATGGGAATGCACTGGTCTAGATTAAAGGACACTTAGAATAGAGATGCTTAGCAGCAGAGCGCTTTTCTGCCAtgctcaaagccctgggttcaatcctcagtacccccccTTCCCAAATAATAAGAATAAGAATAATATAATCACTTAAAGGACAGAAGAACTGGGTGCAGGGTATAATCCTGGACTGAGCAAACAGCAGTTGGAAAAAGCAGTTTTAGGACAACTGGAGAACTCTGAATTTGAATTCGGTATTTGATGAATTAAGGAATTAGTtgtgtgtgataaaatgttttgGCAAGGTAGTAGAATGTTTTTGAGAGATGTAAATCCAAGTATTTTGAGGTGAAACATCATGATGTCTATAATCTACTCTAAAATCCTTGGCATTTAAAATTGGCAAAAAgtagaaaagtaaaagaaaagaaagaatgccCTGTGGGGGGAGGGGTGGTTCTGAAAGTCAGCCATTAAGAAGGGATGTTGAAATCTCTGTTGTAATGGCTCACACCCACCATGCTCAGTGGGTTAGGGGTCACCCCAGAGATCCCCACATGCAGCCAACCCTCTTCTgctctagccaccccaggcttctcAAGAACAGACCATGCATACCTGGGcctagtggtgcatacctgtaatcccagagatttaggaggctgaggcaagaggatatcgagagttcaaggccagcctcagcaactcaaaatggccctaagtaacttagggaggaaaccctgtctcaaggggaaaaaaagaaaatttgggggACATATCTCTGtggttaaaaaccaaaaaaaaaaaacaacaacaacaacaaaaaacactcaCTGggttttcaatccccagcacatccctccaaaaataaaaataaaaaaaccagaCCATTCAGAATGCTGGGTACCAGCGTAAAAGGGGAGACCAACTTGAGGCTATGCCCAACTCCAACCTAAATGTTAATAATAACTGTAATAACAATGGACTGCACTGGAGGAGGCCTTGCTGGACACTGAGCACTGCAGAAGCACCTTTGTGCATCTCAGTGAGGCTCTGTGCCCACAGACAAGTTACTCAATCTCTCAGAGCCTTAGTTTCTCCATATGTAAAAGGGAGATGAAAAGAAAACCTATTTCATAGGCTTACCATATGGATTCATTGACAGAATGCGGATATTTGGCTGCTGGGGCTCCAGAAATGTTAGCTGTCATTTACTCAACATGGCTGAGCTGGATGGAGGATGCAGGACTGAATGAACTGTTTGGGGGTAAACCCTAAATCTGAGAATTGGAGTTTTGGCTGAGGGGCAACAGGGACCTCAGCCCCAGTGCAAAGCTCAGATACCTCATGGTCCTCCTAACTCTTGGAATTAGCCTCATGCTGGGTTTCTTTCAGGCAGAGGTGGATAAGCAGGGAAGGGTCCTCTTCCCACTCTCCCTCCAGGATAGAAGTACTTTAGACCCCCTGACCTCCCTGCCTGCAACAGAAGCCACACCATTCTTTGCACAGAGCTGGGGGCAGATGGAGGCATGGTGACAACGACAGAAATGGCTTG
This window encodes:
- the Hexim1 gene encoding protein HEXIM1; the encoded protein is MAEPLLSEYQHQPQTSNCTGAAVVHEERNPESPPGAEERVPAEDGRWQSRASPQSGGRPGPEGEGSLEPHPPPLQTQACPESSFLEVGEKGQNGDDMSAGGVSSPAGGEPTSEALAQPCHDNEANKLGASAVGGEEAWGQQQRQLGKKKHRRRPSKKKRHWKPYYKLTWEEKKKFDEKQSLRASRIRAEMFAKGQPVAPYNTTQFLMDDHDQEEPDLKTGLYPKRTAAKSDDTSDEDFMEEAGEEDGGSDGMGGDGSEFLQRDFSETYERYHAESLQNMSKQELIKEYLELEKCLSRMEDENNRLRLESKRLGDDARVRELELELDRLRAENLQLLTENELHRQQERAPLSKFGD